The sequence below is a genomic window from Theobroma cacao cultivar B97-61/B2 chromosome 6, Criollo_cocoa_genome_V2, whole genome shotgun sequence.
CTAAGGAAATGACCATAATGTGCACAAACCAATGATATTTTAGTAATGATGATAGTACTATTATTTCCCCCCTTACTCTTAAATTGGAGttttttaagtataaaaaaatgagataatAAGTAGCAGCATGAATCTTcgtttttcaagaaaaattataatttagtttaaaaaataaaattatatccGATtgcattaataaaaaattgacgTGCATGCATCCATATATCAATTTCTTTAGCCCTAAACTCCGAAGAATAATATTCAAAAGGAAACATGAATGATGCTTCATGCGTGGAttttaaatatcaattaaaatagacAGCTACAACTCAAAATCAGCCTTTCTTTGGTTTAAAGGGATGGATGGGAGAGCCCTCCTTATCATGGTATTGCCTCCATTGGTTTAGTGatggaaaagaaacaaatcGGTGATTGTGATGCTTCTCCTCCTTAAAATCACCACACCACATAATCTCTCACATGGGATAGCCAAGGGAAGGGAGATTGAGGTGGACGACTTTTCAAGGCTGACAAATGTTGAATCACCCTCCTCCTCTGCCAATTGTTTTAAGTCCTTCGTACTACATGAGTACTAGTGATCTACTTACCATCTCAATCTCATTGTACTAGATTCATGACATTCAAACAATCTTAAAATCgttaaaaataagaataaacaaatcaaCTCATCGGGACACTAAAActatgttaatattttatttttatattgcaTCGTAGGTAAAATAGAGATAAAATCTAATATGTAACAAATAAGAATTTCGTACAATAAATAGGTTTGGAGGAAGAGATGAAAGGGTTCATTGTGTTGGTAATGAATAGGGAAAAGTAGAGCAAATATTCTCCAAACATGGACTTAATTAAGAGTAAAGATGCTTAGCATTAAACCACATCCACATCTCATATCTCCCTTAAGACTTAaccaatttctttttaacaTGGTAGAACCGAACAGGTGTATCTGAAAGACGTGTCCCTCCTACTTTTCACGCACCGAACTCGTCATATCTTGGCGTTAACAGCAGTTAGCGGTAAAACTGGGTGACCCCAAATCCAACGGcatacaaacaaaaaagaagaagaaagaaaagtctaCAATTTTctacagagagagagagagagcaaagCATTGAAAGAAGAGTCTCCATAAACAATAAATAGCACTTAAATTCAGTTGGCTCTTGGAGTTAAGGAGCTGTTTCACACATttgtttaatgtttttttgTGCATTTATAGCCTACTTCTCCCTGcgctttcttcttctctttacctactcttttctctctcttcttatCTCATTTTTCAACTAATCCTTATGTAttagcaaaaaaataaaaaaatcccaAAGCTGAAagggaaaatatatatatatatatatacatatacatatttttCTATCCTCTATGCGACTTTCTATCTATTAAAAACCTCTCCTTTCCTGCACAATCTCTGGACTTTCTTTCGCTTTTCTGTCAGAAATGCTCCTTAAGCTTTCTGGGTTGTGTTCAGAAAACTAACTTGTTTTGAGTTCTTTTAAATAATGGGTAATAGCTTCATTtgcaggaaaaagaaagataccAAAGATAATGGATCCAGAAGCAAGAGAGTGGGCAGGTCTCAAAGGAAAATGCTTGCTGAAGAAGAGTTTTTGCACAGGCAAGCTTTGTCTATGGCTCTTCATCAGCACCAATTGTCTCAGAGATTTGATGGATCCATGTCTAGGAGAATTGGCACCACCAGCTCTAGAAGACACTCTGATCCATTAgctaataatgaaaaaaaggtgggcatttttttttgtattaaataccaatataaaattacttacCTTAGCTTTCCTGACCGTCTTTTCATGTGTAATCATTGTGTTAATTACTGTTTTAGTTGATTGGATCTATGATGAAAAAGTGGGGTTTTGATGATTGATTGTGAAACAGGAGCAAAAGTTAGGAAAAAGTTATTAATCATGTTGGAAAACAgcattagtcaatggtcaagcTGGTAAAATAAGGGACAAGatgtgtttctttttcttttcattggAAAATTTAAAAGGAGAGCCTGGCAAAGCAATAGCTGAGTCTCTTTGCTTTTAGCAATTTGCAATTTTATAGTATCAACTGAGATTTTAAgtctctaataaaatttaGTTGAGAAGATAAAGAGGTCTTctctgttttattttattttatttttgatgaaaagataAACGGGGGATCTTATGATATGCACTTTTTGTATCAATGTAAAGCTTTATAAGCCCACAGGAATCACCTTTCTTTCAGATGTGTTACGAACGGCAATTTTAAAAGCCAACTTTATTCTATTTTGATGTGATGATAAAGGATCTGGAACATGGTCCATGCTGGTGAAAAGATCAGTAATTAACTTCTTGGAGACAATTTCTGTTGAGCTAACGTGAAAATAGAAATACTGAGGTGTAAAAACAGTGAAATAGACATAATTGTATTGGTATAACATTTTTCTAAATTATAACTCCTTTCTGTAAACTTGTCTAATACTATTTTCACGTACTTGTAGGTACTGGAATCTCTTGAAAATGTCAAGTTTAAAAGAATTATTCTGATACACGGAGAAGGCTTTGGAGCTTGGTGTTGGTATAAAACCATTGCTCAGTTGGAGGAAGTGGGGCTTCAGCCTACTGCATTGGATCTCACAGGATCTGGTATTGATCTGACAGATACAAACACTGTCACTACATTGGCAGAATATTCAAAACCATTGATTCAATATCTAGAGAACCTTCCTGAAGATGAGAAGGTAAGAGGGTACATTTGATATTACTATGAGTTTTATTCATCTAAAAAAGCCTGGGCATatgttaagttttttttttttttttgcatttatgAATTACACGCAGGTTATTTTGGTGGGTCACAGTAGCGGAGGTGCATGCCTTTCTTATGCATTGGAGCATTTCCCAGAAAAGATCTCCAAAGCAATTTTCCTTTGTGCTACAATGGTGTCTAATGGTCAGAGACCTTTTGATGTGTTTGCTGAAGAGGTATTTTATCAATGCCTGGCTGCCAATTTTTGTACATCAAGTAATTACAGATTTATCCAGAATGCATTTTCTTCTGtgccaaataaataaataaatataacgTCGCATACTAGAATAAATTGTATCTGCTCTTTTATAGCCCTACTTCTTGGATGAATGATAATAGATTGATACCTCTTGCTGTTCACAGACATCCAATTTAATTTGCCAGATGTATGATAATACGTGCTACCTTTTCccctttatgttttataaatgTTTTTATCTGGAGACACTGGACTTTATTTAGTTAAGaagtaaataaaaagtttggacctgcaaaaaaaatttagttccaGCATGAATCAATTTCTCCTGTCAGCTAGACCTGAAAAGAACAATCATCCTGCCGTGGTATTTTTGTCATGGACTGATATTGACCAAACATGTCAAAGAACCAATTCTATTCCAACCTTGGTAGTTATTATTACTGAATCTTTTTAGTGAAGGTTCTACCACAGTTTTCATTGCTCTTACTTATTTGGTTACATGGGCTCATCgaaaaaattttgttgcagCTTGGTTCTGCTGAACGTTTCATGCAGGAGTCACAGTTTTTGATTCATGGAAACGGCAAAGATAAGCCTCCTACAGGGTTCATGTTTGAGAACCAGCTAATGAAAGGGTTATATTTCAATCAATCGCCAACAAAGGTATGCTATAGCCTTACTGGCCAAGAGTGTCAAACTAGCAAGCCTTGAAATTTCCGATTATCATTTTTCCCCATTGCAGAATCTTCATTTTTGCATAATAATCTATCAAAGCTCTTTTTCAGGCTATATGTTTAGGATTCATTGTTCTGTTATTCTTTTCTTGCAACAGAATATTGACCACTGTCTATCAACGAATCCAAGTTGTATGAAAATGGGAGCGCTAGAGAATTATTTCTTTGAAGCTCTAAATTTGTATGGTGTCAAAACACCTTATGCAGTTAGGCTAGTCATTTCATTAGTCTATACATTACACATTTGCATAATGTGTTGTGACTAGTTATGCTTTTAGCTAGGTGTTCCATCCTTTTCTCTTATGAAGTATACATCTACATGGCCATTTTGGGGCCAATCTATGTTGTTGTATACGTGACTTGTTCTCTTCTTTGGTTTGGTCTGCATTATGGTTATGAAAACTCGTGATGCAATAGTTTGTGgacaatataaaataaaaaacaaagttgCATCATTAGACAAGTGAATGTTGTATTCTGCAAGAAGACGTTATGATGTAGGTTAGAGACTCAAGATAAACTAATTGATGACATGTTGGGTTTAACGGGGAATGAAATGTTGCATTGAACATGTTAATACCATTCGAGTCTAAATGCTGTGTGCATACATGGTGTACTGTTAAATACCGTATGAAAATTGTGGACTGATCACTATTTATGAAAGTGAGAAGCCTGAGAAGTAGTTGATTCATTGTAGCCAATTTACAGAATCATATTATTAAACATGGTATTGGGTTCCTCCCAGGATGTTGCTTTGGCCATGGTTTCCATGAGACCCACCCCACTGGGTCCTATCATGGAGAAACTGTCATTGTCCCCGGAGAAGTATGGAACCGGGCGGCGGTTCTATATTCAGACATTGGATGATCGGGCTCTTTCACCAGATGTGCAAGAAAAGCTAGTAAGAGAAAACCCACCTGCGGGAGTTTTCAAGATTAAAGGGAGTGACCACTGCCCATTCTTCTCAAAGCCACAGTCACTTCACAAAATATTAGTAGAAATTGTTCAGATTCCTTAGCTTAATTTTCAGATAAGAAAAGAACAGAAAAGGGGActattctttaatctttactTGTATTTTCTGACAGACGACAGGAGGTTGGTCATTACATAGCTGTGATAGGCCGTTCTTGTATGTAGAACACTAGGGCCACCTGTCtgtaatttattctttttcttgcatTAAAGGGATAGGCTGTGATTCTCTTTGTAATTTACATGTTCTTCAAGCAATGCAACAAAACTTTTGGTTAATCATGGCTATGGATGGAAAATGCATTAACATGATTTGGAAAGTGGtagacattttttttttttttgaaaggcaagTGGTAGACATATGGTCTCTGTTGAATTGTTTAACTTGTtgcttctcattttctttggcCCCTGCCTTGGCAGTGAAACagattctttctttctttagcttccatttttcttcttgcaGTGAACATATAAACCATGAgcagaaattaaattgaaaaggCTAATAAACAATgcaaaacttataaaaataataataaagtagCAAAACCATATTGAAGATAATCTAAAGTCTAAACATCATTCTTCACCAATAATATTCTACACATATAAACAATTCCAAAATATGgatttttttcattctatGAGATTCAATCTAAAGCTTCCTTCACTACCAACATCTTAggaatttcttcaatttaaatgGAAACCTGTGGCGTACAAGACTTATTTAGCCAGATCATGAGCTACACCATTCCAGGTCGACTTGCCTTAGAATACAGCATCTGAGTATCCTCATCTGGCTCTTGATCAATGTATAGCCCAGCATTCAAACCAATTCCCCTCGGCGTCTTGTAGAGCCTTGCAAATCAACATCGTCTTATCGAATCACCCTCCAAAATAAACTCATTAAAGCCCATATCCCTCACAAAAGAAAGCTGTTCTCTGGCAGCATCATGTTCGGCGCACAAAGGCTCAAAGATTCACTTTTACACTATAAAAGATCTGTCATGAGTTAGTTAGTAaccaaaacataaaagaaaagaaaaaagaaaacccataGCAAAATATAGttgattaaaattactattCTGAAAGCAAAATCTAACTGCAaagacaaaatatatatatatgaataaaacTCTAGCAAAGCAGAGGTGAAGAAAATTCTATTTGTGTAACTAGACTATGGCCCGTGCGTTGCACACGGGCCTCTTTCTAcctgtttttttctttctgtttctacctctcttttctttcttcaataccttttttcttttcttctatgGCCTCCACGTGGCTAGAGGAGGGGCTTCCTTTTACTTATGTAATAGATATTCTTGTTGGAAGATCATATGTATTACATTACTACAAAAAGACATTATAGTAAATGAATAGAAAGGTCATCATTAAATGTGTAATGTAATAAGCTGAAATAAAATACATGAAATTAATGTGGTCTTCcaatacaaaatttgaaattctgaATTCTTGCCTAATCTTCTTCCAAAAAAAGAAGTAGAATATTTGCCCAATCTAATAATATAGTCAACCTTTTCAAATGCCacatttcttattttccatgttTACTACTATAAATTAAATGCCATTTAAACTCTCATTCCATTAATTTGGCCTTTAGATTTATAGGAGGCAATACATTTCAAGGCAAAAATGAGACTAAAGGCaattaaatgaataaattattttttacattaaagatgtatcaaattaatcaaactTAGCATCAATCAAAAAACGCGTTGCATTAAATCAGGATATCCACACGTCAGAAAGCTAGGCTATCCACATAAGATTATTTACATTCTTGTCAAAGGCTTTGTCTTCTACATATCTATATTAGATTAGATTAGATTAATTACTTCCATAAGCCCAGAAAGAAAACGAAGTAACAGAAATATGGGAAGACTATGTAAGAAAATTCATCAGCTAATTTAACGgaattaaatacaaaattgCTTACCAACTAGGTAGATTTTCTAAGAACCTGAAGATGACTTCTGAACCCAAATTTGTTTCTACAAGCAGACAGAGAAAAAGatgtaataacaaataaaagatGACAGCTCAATTCTGCAGCTGATTTAACAACAGTTTACTGACCTCATGGGCTCCAGAGCCAGTAGCACCTCTTTTGGAAGACTTGCTCTCACTTGATATGACAGACCCATCATCCTTTATATTATAGGCTGCTGAGCGCCGATCAAAATGTCTATTTGAACCTGCATAAAAGCAAATTTTTCAGGTAGCAGTGGTATCAACAAAATGGCATTCTATTAATACTGCATGAATGTGCATGTGACAACAATACTGAATCAACCAATTATAGATAAACTCACCATTTTCTGACGGAACATTACGCCCGCTTCTTCCATTAGGTATGTCGCCTTTCATTTCTCCTTGGATAACAGGAAAACCAAAGGCAGAAAGTGAGGTAAATTAGCTTTACATTAAGCAGATTCATTTCTTGCAAATTCAAACAGAACAATAACTTGATACAAGAATTCTATCCCAAAACCTTCAATGGAATTAGAAGAGGCCTGTGCAGATTGTGACATAGAGGGTGAGAAGCGCTCCTCACTAGCTTGTGAAACATCAGAACCTCGAAGAGGGGCCCATACACCACGATCAAGTCTATCCTTATTTCTTATACGTTTTTCATGCTTCTCACTCCCAGAACCTGAACCATGCAGTCCCTTTTTGATAAACTTGTCATTTGAAGCTCCTTTTTTATCACCATCAGATTTCAATGCAGGTATTTCATTATTAGAGACATGACCATGCATACCCAATCGTGTATTAGCAGGTCGAGGAGGTCTCTTGACATTGTCCAAATTCATAGTTTGAGTTTTCTGCTGAGGCTTGACTCCTGCTAAAGGTTGATTTTGGCTTGCTTCATTACTCAAAAGTATGCTCCTTATCAACCTTCCACCAGCCTCACGTCTTTGACTCTGTTTTGGAGCAGTTGAACCAGGTGAATTTGCTACAGGAGATGATGAACCCTGCTGTTCTGATGCACCCTGTGGGACCTAGGAAATTTAAAAGACATCATATTTGCATCCAGAAAATTGAAAGAAccaattcaaaaatcaagtccACAAGCACATACAACACTTCTCAAGCCAGTACAATAAACCTTGAATATAGATAACAATGGACACCATGAGTGAGTAGAAAGGAGaccaaaaacagaaaaatctTACATGAGGAGCTTCTTGATCTTTTGGTTTTAGGAGCAGGATCTTTTTCTTCCCAGAATCAGCAGTTAAAGTAATTCCAGTTACAGGACCATCAATGCCGTAGACTGCAATGAAACTAATTAGGCAAAAAATATGGGGGGAAATacaataaagaagaaaagttaaaaaccAAATAAACTGCAACCTAAGGTATTTAATATATCACCAACTTTCAGTCAACAGAAAGAATATAATCCAACCCGAAGGAGAATAATTGTATCAATTTACATATAAATAGACACGCATGCAAACAAAAGTAAGTTCACACAGAACATGTGGGTCTTGCACTCATTCCagtataataaataattacaagaaatcaAAAGGTCAGTGTGATTTAACACCTTCATGTCAGCAATTTTAACACACTGCTAAAAATATAGATGAGTTCTAGAGACAAATAAGGGTAGAATAAAGTATGACACTGGTTGAAACTAAAGCTCCATCATGGACTTCAGttaaacaaaatttcagtGTTATATTTGCAGCAGCATTGCCTCATTAGTTTTGCTATATCAATGCTCCATAGGCCAGCTACATCTGTACAATGATGTATAATCTCTCTGAATTCCAAGTAGCATAGGGATAATCCTCATATCCTTGCTATTGGGACCATCTTGAGTGATAAATACTTAATTTCTTGTATTTCATACCATTTATCATACTCATGatgatatatttttcttcatgATCAATCAAAAGGCACAAGAAAAATCTTTGAAACAGAAGTGTGATCACTGCTAAATCAAATGCATAATAACAGGTGGCCACTGGCTTTAATGATAGGTAAAGTGTAAAACAGTCCTTTTCTGAAACATTTATGATTAGCTTTTCAGTAAAACATATTCATTAAAAACATGCTAAGCTTTCTGGTTAATCCTTTTATGAAATATCCATTGTCACAAcatgaaatatttttacaGACGATTTTGAACACTCAGAAACTCATATTAATTTAATCCAGCAATTCACTATAGAACTGCATGAAGCTTGTTAATTGCaaccaaagaaaaaacttatttttctcTAGAACTGAATATTGTCTATGTTCAGAAACAAACAGTCATAATGATGATGCTAGCATGTTTGATACAAATTCTGCTAGCCATGTGGTCATAAAACCCTGCAAATACTGTATTTAAACCCTCACCAGTTccattctctcttttttctttcccaaCAGAAGGCACTGGCTGATCCTCTTGCTTGGATGCTACAAAAAATTTGGACTTGTCCTTGTGATGTGTACCTTTTACACTGTCTTTTAGAATATACTGCCAATCAATCAAGTTTACTTCAATGAAAAATAACAACCATTCACCTTAAAAAATTGCACATGCACACAGAGTATCACATAATCATTggaaaaaaatcatttaaaattgcCCATATCAGACAGAGGGAGAGATGCAATAAAAACAACAACTGAGAATATGAAAACTTCATGCAAAATTTGCTCCGATGATTTGTTACTAAAGTTATCTTCTTTATAAGTTAGGCAGCTTCTGACAAAGTACTGCAAAACCAAACAATAcattgcaatcacattaatAGCAGTTTTGCAAAAGAGGGAGGGATCTAAAGATTTACTTATTAAAAACCACTTGGAAGAGAAGGAAAGCCAACAGAAGATTGAGAACATTAAAGTAACAGAAGCTAATAGACAGGTGTCACTTCAATATTTAGATAATTTCTCAAGCCGTTGGTTccaaaacaaatgaaaactATCAATATTTCAGCTTTCATTATGCAGAGCTAAGGGCTATCTAACAGACAAAGCTACATGGTGTGTAAAACAAATTGTCCTGGCAACCAAGTGCCAGAAACTTCAGATTAACAAGATAAAAGAAACTTTAACAAAAGGGAAGAAGTTTCATCTTTATAGGAAAATTTGTCCTTTAATCAGTGTCACAAAGTTCAGGGCTGCTTGACCCTCACTCTACCTTAAGTTTGTTGGTGCAAGCAAAGCCCTTCTTCTCTCTATAAGCTTTCAGCAATATCATTATACTTTTACATTTCTTAATATCTCTTACAAATTTCTTCCTTCTTAAGAGGAGGCATGACAAAGAGCAAAATCATTTAGCTCAAAATAAGGACACTTCAGTCTCTTTGAtcaagataaaattatttatagttAGCCAATGTGAATGGTAAGCTTCACTCTCTTTTACTGGTTTTAGATCTGGTCTGCTTAGGTGTTGAACATCTTTTGAGCAAATGACAAACAAGGGAAAGATGTTGCCTAACTaaactttcctttttcctctGGGTTCAACAGTCCGTTAGCCTAGAGGATACAATTCATTCTACAAAGCCATCCCTTTCATCAGTCATCGCAGCATTTATGATAGTGCAGAGATTCAGGTCCCTAATATATAGCTCATTCTCTAAACAGCGTCACTGATATGGGCTTTCTACACCTGCTTGTTTACATTCTCACCTTAGAGCCTGAGGTCTGGAGATTAGACCAATCTACCTAAAAGAGTATCCTATGGATGCATGCACCCTCTCTACACTTATTTTCCAGAGAAATCTCAAGATGCTCCAAATTTCAGAAACTAGCTTATCGTCACATCTTATTCCACTGCAAGTGCCTCCTTACGGTGCTTGCTGATCTTTGTACATGAGGGGAAAAAGAATAACTATCAACTACAAACAGAGTCACAATTATAAAGCAGATGATCCAGATAAAGTAGAAGCTATGCTCTTGTACAAATAAAAGGCCACTCATTCACCGGTAGGGTGACTTAACAAGCACAGTCCACAATGCTAAACGTTTATATCCAAGCAGCAAACTCCCATATGCTCAAATAAATTATCCaacaatataataaataagaaaactATTGACTTAGACACCTTTTTCTTCTCAGAGCCACGCTTGCTACTTGATCCAGACTTGCCTGTAGATGCAGCACCAGCTTTTCTGCCAATCTTTCTTCTAGTAACTGGCCCCTGTCAccaaaaacaaactaaaaagTGGACACACAAGGACTATGCATCactttcattttctattttctatttttgttttcatttttttgaaaatagcAACAGAAAGCATGCTTAGtaacatgttttcattttttattttttgaaaacaaaaacaaaatttccaaaatcattAGAAACAACAATTTCTTACTACCATTGTTTTCAGATACAATATTTCCATTTCTGACACAATTCATAGCAGGTGAATAGTGtatgtaaaaaataatattaatgtatatttttatAGTACAAATTATAAGttaaagtaaataattaataaatttaaaataatattaaatctaatataaaatattcataaattaaaaatatttaattaaattttaaatacttaaaaatcaacaagttGTTATATTAGAAtcttaaaagtttgaaaaatatataatataaaaaatataaattaaataaaatataatttattaatatcatataatcaatatatttatattgtttggcattttaaatattataatactaatatttaaacttattaATATCATATAGTCAATATACCATGGCATCACTTAACATGTTAGACTGCAGCATCAATATACATTGGCATCACTTAACATGTTAGACTGCAGCATGCCTGGGTGATGTGTCTTGGACATTTTCAGGTCAAACTGGATTCTGACAATTCATGTGGAAATTTAACAAGAAGGAAACCATGCAAATACCTTAATCCTGTCCCTTATATGCCCATCATTATCTTATGAAATTGGTTCATAAGA
It includes:
- the LOC18595984 gene encoding regulator of nonsense transcripts UPF3 isoform X2, which gives rise to MKEPLRRTKVVIRHLPPSVTQSFLFSQIDDRFSDRYNWFSFRLGKSSHKHQRYSRAYINFKRPEDVFEFAEFFDGHVFVNEKGTQFKAIVEYAPSQRVPKPGTKKDGREGTIFKDPDYLEFLKLIAKPVDNLPSAEIQLERKEVELSGAPKETPVVTPLMEFVRQKRAAESGTQGPVTRRKIGRKAGAASTGKSGSSSKRGSEKKKYILKDSVKGTHHKDKSKFFVASKQEDQPVPSVGKEKRENGTVYGIDGPVTGITLTADSGKKKILLLKPKDQEAPHVPQGASEQQGSSSPVANSPGSTAPKQSQRREAGGRLIRSILLSNEASQNQPLAGVKPQQKTQTMNLDNVKRPPRPANTRLGSGSEKHEKRIRNKDRLDRGVWAPLRGSDVSQASEERFSPSMSQSAQASSNSIEGEMKGDIPNGRSGRNVPSENGSNRHFDRRSAAYNIKDDGSVISSESKSSKRGATGSGAHEKQIWVQKSSSGS
- the LOC18595983 gene encoding putative methylesterase 14, chloroplastic isoform X1, with protein sequence MGNSFICRKKKDTKDNGSRSKRVGRSQRKMLAEEEFLHRQALSMALHQHQLSQRFDGSMSRRIGTTSSRRHSDPLANNEKKVLESLENVKFKRIILIHGEGFGAWCWYKTIAQLEEVGLQPTALDLTGSGIDLTDTNTVTTLAEYSKPLIQYLENLPEDEKVILVGHSSGGACLSYALEHFPEKISKAIFLCATMVSNGQRPFDVFAEELGSAERFMQESQFLIHGNGKDKPPTGFMFENQLMKGLYFNQSPTKDVALAMVSMRPTPLGPIMEKLSLSPEKYGTGRRFYIQTLDDRALSPDVQEKLVRENPPAGVFKIKGSDHCPFFSKPQSLHKILVEIVQIP
- the LOC18595983 gene encoding putative methylesterase 12, chloroplastic isoform X2 → MGNSFICRKKKDTKDNGSRSKRVGRSQRKMLAEEEFLHRQALSMALHQHQLSQRFDGSMSRRIGTTSSRRHSDPLANNEKKVLESLENVKFKRIILIHGEGFGAWCWYKTIAQLEEVGLQPTALDLTGSGIDLTDTNTVTTLAEYSKPLIQYLENLPEDEKVILVGHSSGGACLSYALEHFPEKISKAIFLCATMVSNGQRPFDVFAEELGSAERFMQESQFLIHGNGKDKPPTGFMFENQLMKGLYFNQSPTKNIDHCLSTNPSCMKMGALENYFFEALNLYGVKTPYAVRLVISLVYTLHICIMCCD
- the LOC18595984 gene encoding regulator of nonsense transcripts UPF3 isoform X1, whose product is MKEPLRRTKVVIRHLPPSVTQSFLFSQIDDRFSDRYNWFSFRLGKSSHKHQRYSRAYINFKRPEDVFEFAEFFDGHVFVNEKGTQFKAIVEYAPSQRVPKPGTKKDGREGTIFKDPDYLEFLKLIAKPVDNLPSAEIQLERKEVELSGAPKETPVVTPLMEFVRQKRAAESGTQGPVTRRKIGRKAGAASTGKSGSSSKRGSEKKKYILKDSVKGTHHKDKSKFFVASKQEDQPVPSVGKEKRENGTVYGIDGPVTGITLTADSGKKKILLLKPKDQEAPHVPQGASEQQGSSSPVANSPGSTAPKQSQRREAGGRLIRSILLSNEASQNQPLAGVKPQQKTQTMNLDNVKRPPRPANTRLGMHGHVSNNEIPALKSDGDKKGASNDKFIKKGLHGSGSGSEKHEKRIRNKDRLDRGVWAPLRGSDVSQASEERFSPSMSQSAQASSNSIEGEMKGDIPNGRSGRNVPSENGSNRHFDRRSAAYNIKDDGSVISSESKSSKRGATGSGAHEKQIWVQKSSSGS